GTAAGAAGGGTTTCAAGTTTCTGCGCTTGTTTAAAGCCCAAGATTGGATCACCCTCACCATGGCTTTGGAAAAACTTTTGACCCGCGCGGGCAGGGATTAGTTTTTTCCATTCTTCCTGGTGAACTAAGGTTCCTGACATAATAATTAAACCCGCTGGATTCTCAGGGGCTCTAAGATAAATTTCTGTTGCTAACATCGCGCCTTGGCTGAAACCACCAAGAACCACTTTGCTCCATGGGATCTTCATTTGTTTTAGCATTTCTGAAGCCATGTCAAAGGCTTTTGACATTCCCTTTGGAGTGTCATTGCTAAAGTCACGATGCTCGCCACGTTCTGCGGCTCGTTGAATTTCCATCATATCGATGGTCCACCAAGCTCGTCCCATCCACGCAGGGCCAATGGGAACTTCTAAAATTCCGTTGGGGAAAAGCCAATTGAAGGTCTTTTTTTGAGGGATCATTTCGGCTAGCGAAAAAAGATCATTCGCATCAGCGCCGAATCCGTGAAAAAAGATAACCCAAGGTGCGTTATCGTCCTTATTTATTTCTTGGCAATGTATTTTTCCGAGTTGTCTCATAACTTCGTCATACGCTACTCTTAAATGCAGGTCTAGGGCGAAATACAATGAAATTAAAAGATCTTTTTTCAGT
This is a stretch of genomic DNA from Bdellovibrio reynosensis. It encodes these proteins:
- a CDS encoding alpha/beta hydrolase, whose translation is MRQLGKIHCQEINKDDNAPWVIFFHGFGADANDLFSLAEMIPQKKTFNWLFPNGILEVPIGPAWMGRAWWTIDMMEIQRAAERGEHRDFSNDTPKGMSKAFDMASEMLKQMKIPWSKVVLGGFSQGAMLATEIYLRAPENPAGLIIMSGTLVHQEEWKKLIPARAGQKFFQSHGEGDPILGFKQAQKLETLLTQNGMKGSLSGFRGGHEIPPGVITKIGEYLNSLEI